The following are encoded in a window of Microcaecilia unicolor chromosome 14, aMicUni1.1, whole genome shotgun sequence genomic DNA:
- the LOC115458015 gene encoding zinc finger protein 239-like: protein MEEAAESAPLSQHAEVASVAFPCKRCGAEFPRLWDLRYHMRSHPEGRAYACKLCGKAFFRSSALLRHEMTHSGEKPFKCPECGKSFAQSVQLENHSRSHTGERPFACPQCAKAFMSSSHLAQHRRIHWAERKHACPLCGKSFLRPWDVVQHQRFHTGERNFRCEECGKNFFRSSDLLRHQRIHTGERPFRCEQCGKNFSRSSVLAKHARTHTGERPYRCEACGKAYITSSQLTEHRRVHTGEKPYLCSECGKAFTYSFLLRRHLKIHSGERPYVCPDCSKAFKTSGHLHKHRLVHSKKGKVKAKSKTKAGPRLPSTPRGRRYRKQPMAEEGEVRGMLEGGGEEEEEEEDGC from the coding sequence ATGGAGGAGGCAGCTGAGTCGGCACCACTTTCCCAGCATGCGGAGGTGGCCTCGGTGGCATTCCCTTGCAAGCGCTGTGGTGCTGAGTTCCCTCGGCTCTGGGACCTGCGCTATCACATGCGCTCACACCCAGAGGGCCGGGCCTATGCCTGCAAGCTGTGCGGTAAGGCCTTCTTCCGTTCCTCGGCACTGCTTCGCCACGAGATGACGCACAGTGGCGAGAAACCCTTCAAGTGCCCTGAATGCGGCAAGAGCTTCGCCCAGTCAGTGCAGCTGGAGAACCATTCTCGTTCACACACAGGGGAGCGGCCCTTTGCCTGCCCACAGTGCGCCAAGGCCTTCATGTCTTCGTCCCACCTGGCCCAGCACCGCCGCATCCACTGGGCTGAGCGGAAACACGCCTGTCCACTCTGTGGCAAGAGCTTCCTGCGGCCCTGGGATGTGGTACAGCACCAACGTTTCCACACCGGTGAGCGCAACTTTCGCTGTGAGGAGTGTGGCAAGAACTTCTTCCGTTCCTCCGATCTTCTTCGCCACCAGCGCATCCACACTGGCGAGCGTCCTTTCCGCTGTGAACAATGCGGCAAGAACTTCTCCCGCTCATCTGTCCTGGCCAAGCATGCCCGCACCCACACCGGTGAGCGGCCCTACAGGTGTGAGGCTTGTGGCAAGGCCTATATTACCTCCTCGCAGTTGACAGAGCACCGGCGCGTACACACTGGCGAGAAGCCCTACCTGTGCTCCGAATGTGGCAAGGCCTTCACATACTCCTTCCTGCTTCGACGCCACCTGAAGATCCACAGCGGCGAAAGGCCCTATGTGTGCCCGGACTGCAGCAAGGCCTTCAAAACCTCTGGCCACCTCCACAAACACCGACTTGTCCACTCTAAAAAGGGGAAGGTCAAAGCCAAGTCAAAGACCAAGGCTGGGCCTcgccttccctccacccctcgtGGCAGGAGGTATCGCAAGCAACCCATGGCAGAGGAGGGAGAGGTGAGGGGGATGCTGGAGGGAGgcggggaagaagaggaggaggaggaggatggctGTTGA
- the CMTM5 gene encoding CKLF-like MARVEL transmembrane domain-containing protein 5, with amino-acid sequence MFRGEREPDSGEAPSLVLDKSFLRSRKGMLLAAELALCMIVFICLVASLSSYMAAALLEFFITLAFLFIYSTQCYQRFSGLNWPCMDFLRCVSAVIIFLVVSIAAATRSGGEGGAVAAALFGFVLTAVFSYDVYEIYHAEMVQQDLASQSDPPTSRSDGCTLN; translated from the exons ATGTTCCGGGGAGAGAGGGAACCGGACTCCGGAGAAGCCCCAAGCTTGGTTCTGGATAAAAGTTTCTTGAGGTCCAGGAAAGGCATGTTACTGGCAGCAGAGCTG GCACTCTGCATGATTGTGTTTATTTGTTTGGTGGCCTCACTCTCCTCGTATATGGCAGCTGCATTGCTGGAGTTCTTCATCACCCTGGCTTTCCTCTTCATCTACAGCACACAGTGCTACCAGCGCTTCTCGGGCCTGAACTGGCCATGCATG gaCTTCCTACGCTGCGTCAGTGCAGTGATCATTTTCCTAGTTGTGTCGATCGCTGCAGCAACCAGAagcggaggggagggtggagccGTGGCCGCTGCG ctCTTTGGCTTTGTGCTCACTGCAGTCTTCTCTTATGATGTTTATGAGATCTACCACGCAGAGATGGTACAGCAGGACCTTGCCAGCCAGAGCGACCCACCCACCTCTCGAAGTGATGGCTGTACTCTTAACTAA